GCTGCTCCGCCCCAGCGTGGAGGTGAACGAGGTGGTGGGCGGAGTGCTGGCCCGCGCCGTCCAGCAGAGCGTCGGCACCGTGCGGCTGTACGCCTTCACCTTCGCCTCCAATCACTTCCACCTGTTGGTCTGGGCACGAGGGGCCGCGCTCGCCGGCTTCATGCAATACCTGCGCGCCAACCTCTCCAAGAAGGTAGGGAGGTTGGTGGATTGGAGCGGAGGTTTCTGGGAGAGGCGCTACTCAGCGGAGCCGGTGCTGGACGACACCGCGCTGGTGGGCCGGCTGCGCTATGTGCTGGCCCATGGGGTGAAAGAGGGGCTGGTGGACAAGAGCGCGGAGTGGCCGGGGCTCACGTGCCTGCCGCAACTGCTGGGGCCAGCACGGCGGATGTTCCGGTGGTTCAACTGGACGAAGCGCTGGAGCAAACGCGGAAGCGAGGACATGGCGGGAGAGGGGCGCTTCGCACAGGAATGGGCTGAGCCGGTGGAACTGGAACTCGCGCCACTGCCGTGCTGGGAAGGACTGAAGGAGGAGCAGAGGCAGAGTGCGGTGCGGGGGCTCGTGGAGCAAGTGGAAGCCGAGGCGCGAACCCGGGGCATGCCCGTATTGGGAGCGAGCGCCGTGAGGGCGCAGCACCCTCATACCCGGCCCGAGCAGCTCAAGAGAAGCCCGAGGCCATTGGGGCATGCCTCCACGCGTCAGGCGTTGAAGGAACTGCGCGAGCAATACCGGGCCTTCGTCGCGGCATTTCGAGAGGCGGCGGTTCGGTGGAGTCGGGGGGATTTCTTGGCCTGCTTTCCTCCCTTCTCCTTTCCGCCACGTGTCGCGTCAGGTCGTACTGCTCAAATTCTTTGACACCTTCGAGGGGCTCATTCGGCCGCGATACCAAGCGCCTCGGTGTGGGGTCCGGCTTGCGAGGCACCCCGTCGCGCTCGCCATTGCCCACGAAGCGCCGGTAACTGGCCAGCGGGTGGACCGGCAAGCGCTGGGTAGCCAGCGCGTGGTTCATCGAAGGTCAAATCGACACCAGTGGGTTTCGGAACTTGACGGTTTCGATACTTAGCGGTATCGATATTGGACCGCTGCTTCCCGAGCCGCGGGAGGGAGACGGAAGAACATGCGCTACAACGTACTCGGCAACAGTGGGCTGTTCGTGTCGGAGCTGTGCCTGGGCACGATGGTGTTCGGCCCCAGCAGCGGGCGCTACGCCGGGGCCGGCGACGTCGGGCAGGACGACGTGGACCGCATCGTGCGTCGCGCGTTCGACGCGGGGATCAACTTCGTCGACACCGCCAATGTCTATGCCGGCGGGCAGTCGGAAGAGATCATCGGCCGCTCGCTCAAGAATCTCGGCATCGCGCGGCACGAGGTGGTGATCGCGACCAAGGTCGAGCACGCGACGGGCTCGGGACCGAATGATGGCGGGGCCTCGCGCTACCACATCGTGGACCAGCTCAAGAAGAGCCTGCGAAGGCTTGGCACCGATCACATCGATCTCTATCAGCTCCATGGCTGGGATCCGGCAACGCCCGTCGAGGAGACGGTCCGCGCGCTCGACGACCTCGTGCGGCAGGGACACGTCCGGTACGTGGGCGTGTCCAACTGGGCGGCGTGGCAGGTCACCAAGGCGCTGGGCGTCGCGGCGCGGCTCAACGCGGTCCCGTTCCAGTCGGTGCAGGCCTACTATTCGCTCGTCGGTCGAGAGCTGGAGCGCGAGCTCGTGCCCATGCTCCAGACAGAACGACTCGGCCTGTTGGTGTACAGCCCGCTCGCCGGCGGCTATCTCTCGGGCAAGTACCGGGGAGCCACGAAGGGCGGGCGGCGCTCGATCATCGCGTTTCCCCCGGTGGATGAGGTGAAGGGCGCGCCGGTGCTCGAAGCGATGGACGGCATCGCGGCGAGACACGGCACGTCACTGGTGGCCGTCGCGCTCGCCTGGCTTCTCCAGCAGCGGGTGGTCACCAGTGTCATCCTCGGCGTCAAACGACTCGACCAGCTAGAGGAGCACCTGAAGGCGCTGGAGGTTCGGCTGTCGGAGGACGACCTCGGGACGCTCGACGCGGCGAGCGCGCTGTCGCTCGAGTACCCCGCGTGGATGGTCCAGACGGCCGACGCGGCGCGCACGACGCTCCTGAAGACAGGCGAGCTCCCGGATCCGCGTTGACACCTCGCGGCCTTTCGGAACCTCATGGTTTCGAAACCCATGGGCATCCGCATAGGGAGATACACGACATGCCTCAGTCCCCTGACGAACCCGTCGAGACCGCGCCAGCGCAGTCGGGGCGCAAGCGAGACCCCTCGCGCGACGCCGCCATCCTCGACGCCACGCTCGAGGTCCTCGCCGAGGTGGGCGCCGAAGGTCTGACGATGGACCTGGTGTCCGCGCGAGCGGGGGCCGGCAAGGCGACCATCTACCGCCGCTGGACGTCGAAGACCGAGCTCATCATCGACGCGGTCGCGCGCATGAAGCGCAACCAGGTCGATCTCCAGCAGCTCCCCGACACGGGCACGCTCCGCGGTGACCTGCTCGGCCTGTTCAAGCCGCAGTCGCTCGAGGAAAACGAACGCAAGCTCAAGATCATGACGGCGCTCGCGGCGCTGATCTCACAAGACCCGGCACTCGCCGAGGCCGCCAACAGCGCGATGGTGGAGCCGTGGGCCGAAGCACATACCGCGCTGATGCGGCGAGCCGTCGCGCGCGGCGAGGTGTCGGCCTCCGCCGACATCGGCACGCTCTCCCAGGTCATTCCGGCGATGGCCGCCTACCGCGCCCTCGTCCAGCGCAAGCCGTTCGACCTGGCCTTCCTCGTGTCGATGGTGGACGGAGTCCTCCTGCCGGCCCTGCGCAATCACCCCTCACGGGGCGACGAGGCCCCGTTGTCCCCACCCGCCACGACCGCGCGGAAACGCGCGAAATCCAAATCAGTCTAGGAACCCAATGACAAACATCTCCGATGCAGTGACTCGAATCAACTGGCTCGCAGTCCTGGCCGCGACCTTCGCCTGCACCGTGCTCGGCGGACTGTGGTTCACCGCGCTGTTCGGCAAGGCCTATGCCTCCGTCCTTGGCCGGGCGCACGACCCGAAGGCGAAGCCCGCGCCCATCTTCATCGTGGGGCCGCTCGTCTGCACGCTGATCGCGGTGCTCACCAGCGCGACCCTGATCAAGGCCTTGAACCTCACCTCGGTCGGTGACGCCATCACCTTCGGGGCGGTGGTCGGCTTCGGCTACTTCGTCTCGACCATGGCGAACACCGCCATCAACCCCAACATGCCGCGCCCGCTGATGTACAGCCTGGTCAGCGGGCCCTACTTCTTCCTCCTGAGCATCATCACCAGCCTCATCCTCGTGACGATGCCCTAGCGAGATTGCCCTCTCCATCGCACAGCCAGCCGAGTCTCATCGCGCGGCGGTCCCGCCCTTGAGCAGCTGCCGGGCCACGTGCTCGGCGGTGAACTGGCCGCCCCTGCAGCCGTCCGGGGGCTGGCCCCCCGCGTACGCGTTGGGCTTGGGCGCGCAGACGAAGGTCTGCTTGTGCTCGTCGCCCAGCACCTCCTCGGCCCACTTCTTCAGCTCGGCCGCCTTGCCCTGCGCCTTGGCCTCGAAGGCCAGCTGCAGCTTCGCCTCCAGCCGCAAGTCCGCGGTGGGCCACTTGCTCTCCTTGGGCAGCGCCTCGAGCCCCTTCATCCCCTCGCGGTAGAGCGCCAGTGCCTCGGCGCGCTTCTTCTCCAGATCCGCCACGCCCGCGAGGATGACGTACCCCTCGGGAAAGCCCTGGAGCTGCCCCCGCTTCTTCGCCCCGCGCAGCAGTGCCATCGCCTGCTCCCGCTCCGGGCCCACCACACCGCGCAGGAGCCGGCGCAGGCTCTCCGTGGCCCGTTTGCGCAGCCGCTCCTCGCCGTCCTGGCAGAAGGGCAGGGCGCGCTCGACGGCCTTGGCCCTCAAGGGCGGCTGTGCCAGCACCCCCAGGGCGTACTCCCGCACCTGCACCGACGGATCTGTCAGCGCCAGCGGCAGCGCCCGCTCCGCCACCGCCTCCCCGCGGCTGCCCAGGAAGTCCATGGCGCGCGCGCGCAGCAGCTCGGGCTCCCGCCGCTCCTCCAGCACGCGCAGGCCGAAGGCCTCCGCCTCCGCGGGCACACGCTGCCGCAGCGCCTGGAACACCTTCTCGTTCCGCTCCGGCACCCCCGCCGGCAGCCGTGCCAGCGCGCGCACCTCCTCCTCCGTGCCAGTGGCCCCAAGCCCCATCACCGCCATCGCCTGCAGCCGGGGCTGCGTGCCGGGGGCCCGCAGCAACTCCTGCCAGAAGTGGCTGAGCGCCGCATCGCCTCCCTCCTTCACATCCATCGAGCGCTCCAGCAGCTCCTGCGCCAGCCGCTGGCGCTGTGGGGGCTCCGAGGCGCCCTGGTAGGTCTGGATCAGCTCCGCCGTGCTCTTCTCGGGGACGGGCGCGTCCCGCGTGAGCTGCCGCGTCTTCGGCTCGAAGCGCACGGCCGTGCCCTTGGGCTGCGCGTACATGGGCGGCACCTTGCCCCCGGTGGGCACCTCCAGCACGAGCAACTCACCCTCGAAGCGGGCCGCGCTCACCCACTGCTGGCCGCAGCTCGTCTGGGGCAGCTTGCGCTTCTCGCCCGCGGTGAGCTGAGGCTCCAGCGACAGCTTCCGTGCCTCGCCCCCCGGGCCATAGACGGTGAACTCGGCGGAGAAGTCGTCCACCAGCGCCACGTACGGGCCGCTCGGCGACAAGAGCGCCTGCTGCTCGTAGGGGGCCTCCTGGAGCGTGTGCTCCCAGAGCTTCTTGTCCGAGCGCACCTCGCGCAGCGACAGCGTGGCCGGGCCGAAGGTGCGCTCCCCCACGCGAGAGGACAGCTCGAAGGCCCCGTCCGCCGTCCGCTTCGTCCAGGAGCGGGGCACCGCCAGGGAGCATGCCAGCGCCCCCCAGGGTACGAGGAGCAGCACGGCGCTGAGCAGCAGGAGACCACGTGCCAGGCATCGGAGCATGCGCGAGACGCTAGCCGCTGCCGGCCCGTGGGACAAAGGTCCCAGGGGCCCAGGGCGTGGGTCAGACGACTCGTAGGACGGCAGCAGGTAGACGGAGGGGAGCAGCTCTCGGCCAGGAAGAAGGACGTGACAGTGTAGCGCCAGTGCGAGCCGGCCTCCGGAGTCACTTGCGTCACCCCATGTGGCGCATAGGCGGAAGAGAGGCCGTGCGGAAGAGAGGCCGTGTGGAGGGAGAGGGATGGAGCGGAGGGGCCGAGGAGGGCCGCTGTCGCCCCTCTCCAAAAACCCCGTTTCGTCCACCACGAGCACACTGCACTCGCCCAGCCGCTGTCGCGCGTACGCCAGAACGTCATCACGTACGGCCGCCTCATCCCACTTCGCCCGGAGCAAGAGATGCTGGACGCAATATGGCGCGGCCGCACCTGCCTCCGCGGCCAAGCCCCATGCGTTATTTCTCTCTGATCGCGAGAGCAATGCTTTCACGCACCCGCGCTGTGAATCGCTTCACGGCGGGAGAGTGAGGCACGTCACATCGCCGGAGGAGCATGGATGCGATTCTGGCTTCTCCCAGGACAGAGGCTCCTTCTGGCCGAAGCCCAATCGTCGCTGCGATGTCGACGAGGTCAGGACTTCAGCCAGGTAGACCGTGAAGGGACAGCCCTGGGTGAATCACGCCAAGAGCGTGCCAAAGCAAGGGAGAGAGCAATGAATCACAAGAAGACCGAGAAGTTCCTCCAATCTCCGAAGAGGCCTCGCGTCATCGAGGAAGGCAAGAACATCCTCGACCTCGAAAAGGCGGGTCCCATCCAGATGGGATTCTGGGTCCCCAACCGAGTGTGGGCTACGGCAAAGTTCCTTGTTCCCCTTCGCCACGCCATCGCGGCCAAGAAGAAGGAGGGCGAACTCGCCCCCATGCGGCCGGAGATCAAGGCGTTCAAGGACTGGGTGACGACGCACAGCGTATACCGCATGTGGGTCACGTCGATGATCGACCAGGCGAACGACTTCGTCCGGAGTCTCGATCCGGAGACTCAAGAGAGCATCAAGGACAAGGATGGCGATGTGCTTTGGATCGAGGACTTCGACTCCCTTTTCGATATCCTCAACGAGATCATTTCCACGTCTCCCTCCTTCAACACGACGGCTCAAGTCGGAACTCCGATGAACGGACTCCTGGCGATCGCCATGGCCACCGAAGCAGGACTGGCATTGTTTCACGATACGACCTTCAACCTCCAGTTCAAGAAAGTTCTCGATGCGTGGAACACGTTCCTCAAGAGCGAGGACTCGCTCGACAAGCTCGACATCCACAACCCAGAAAAGGAAGGCTCGTGGATCTCCAAGGCTGCATGGAAGGCCGGCGTATGGGAGCAGATGATTCACGACGCCACCAAGCCCGGGTATGGCTATGACTCGTGGAATTCATTCTTCATTCGGAAGTTCGTGCCCAACGCTCGTCCTTTCGAGGGGAATCCCGAAACCGATATCAACATTGGTTGCGAGACCACGCCATGGCAATACAGTGATTACCTCGCCTTCGAGACGGACTTCTGGGTCAAGGACGTCAATTACTCACTGCTCGACATCTTCGCGGGGCAGGAGCACTGGGCGCGGCTCTTCGAGGGAGGTCAACTCTACCAAGGGTTCCTCTCCGCGACGCACTACCACCGGTGGAATGCGCCGCTCAACGGCACCCTGGTGCGCTCATGGGTGCAGCCGGGGACCTACTTCGCGCAGCGTCCGGGTCAGGGCGAAGGGCAAGGCACCTGGGAAGGAACCGAATCGGAGCCTTACCTCGGCCACGTCGCGGCGCGCGCCATCTTCATTTTCAAGCACGAACGATGCGGCTACGTCGCCCTCATCTGCATTGGAATGGTCGAGGTATCGACGTGCGTCATCGAGCCGGAATTCATCGTGGATGAAGGCGCCCCGCCCGTCACCATCTCTCGCGGGACCGAGATTGGCCACTTCGAGTTCGGCGGGTCGACCCACATGATGATCTTCCAGAAGGACAAGGTGCGTCTGGAGGACTGGGCACTCCAGGCGGAGACGCACCATGACGACCCCAAGCCCACCCCGCTGGGCAGCGTCATCGCCCGAGCCACGGGACACGAAGACTGACTGAGAGGACTATTGAACTGGGATCCGGGGCTTTCAGCCTCGGCTCGTGGACTTTCTTCTGAGGTCGAGAATGGAGCGCTGATTCCCTCAAGTGGGGGCAGAGCCGGGACGTCGCAGGAGGGCTCTCCCAAGCGTGGCAGGGCCGAAGCCACAAGAGGCGAGCCCACTGCATGAGGCAGCGGCCCTGGGGTGCCACGCTCTCCTCCTCACCTGCTTGGGGGCGCCTACTGTGGCCCCTCTCAGACCTCTGGCTGCTTCATGGGTCTGACCCTGTACAACGGCGAGTCGAACTACCGAGAGATTGCCTATCAGGTCAATCCGGGCTCAAGCACCATGCGAGTTCGGTACCTCCGCAGAGGGTACAAACCCCATGCGGGCTCTCTGTTGTTCTCCACCAATTCGGGGGTCTCCTGGAGTCCTGTCGCGCGAGACATGATCTTCGTGACCTACCCGCGCAAGTAGCGTTCTCCAGGAGGAGCCGGGGGGCGAGCCGGCTGTCGTCTGTCCGAGCAGGCAGGAGGCGAGGACGCGAGCCTGGCGCGCCGCCGGTCCTCTGCTTTCCTTTGGAATCCCATCACTCCGGGTGAAGTCTCCGTTCATCGAAGTCTTGAGCCATCAGGCGCTCGGGCCGGGAAGTCTCGTGGAGGGGGTAGGGCCTTTTTCTATGCATTCGCGTCTCATTCACGAGTGCTTGCGGAGGAAGGGTTGCGTTCAGGGGGGGGCGAGGAGGCGCGGAGGGCCAGCCCGGGAAAAGAAGAGGTGAATGCCTGGATGAGGGGGGCGCGGTGGAGGGTTGGATCAATACCTGGAGTACGAGTCGCGGGCAGTCCGCGAACTCCGCTCCGGGTCGCCGCGAGCCAGTGAAGAGGGGACATTCCGAGCTTCTTTCCTGGAGCCTCGTTCGTTCACCTGCATCATTGAGAGGTCTATTTTCATGAAGAGCATATTCGCTGGTGTGAGCATGCTGATGTTGGGAGTGGCACTCGCGGCGGGGTGTGGTGGTCCCCAGGACAGTCGAGAGGAGGCTCAGACCCCTGCCCCCGAGCAGACCCAGGTTCCTGCGGACTCGACCACCCCTTCAGAAGCGCTTCCGCCCTGGGCTCAAGAACAAACGGGAAAGGTGGGGGAACTCGCGGCTTGCTGCTACGTCAAGTGCTCGAAGTGGCACGGCCCATTCAAGGATGTTGTCTACAACAACTGCACGAATTACGGCAGGTACTGGTGCAAGCAGCAGGGCGGTGGTGCTTTCTCGGAGGCCAAGTGGGATAACTGCTGAGTGCTTCCAGTCCGAGCCTCTCACCCCCGAGGCGTCGTTCGGAGGTGGACAAGCCGAGGCCATGAACGGTTACCCCAGGCCTTCCCAGGGAGGCACAGCCCCACCCGGACTCGTGACGGGACTCCGAGCGGGGCCGTGAGGATTCGAGACAGCTGATGAGGTGCTCGGCAGGGGCCTGGACCTCGTGGCTGTCTTGCTCCTCAACACCCTGCGGCCTTATGTGGCGCTCCCGCCCGCGCCATGCGCGTCTACCTCGGCGGAGGCCTCACACAATCCACCAGTTCATGAGCCAGAGTGAGAACAGGAGGCTTGCCAGGAACAGTGGACCCGCCAGACGGAGGCAACGCTTGACCCATGGACGCAGGTCCACTCGAGTCTCGAGCCACGCGACCCCGAGCACGAGGAGGCCAATGCCCCAGCCAAGCCCACCTCGCAGCGACTCCCCCGTCCAGATCAACAAGTGCACCGGCAAACCATCAACGGTGAACCCAAGCTTGAAGACGAGCGGAATGGCTCCCTGGCAAAGCAGCCACAGCAGGAGCAGGTGCACGGCCATCTCGACGCTGACATCCAACCGAAGCAATCGTCGCATCAGGTTCACCTCACGGCCATGACCGTGTCAGGGGTGGAGATGCTCGCCCAAGCCCGGCACATGATACGGCATCCCCGGCCCTCGAACTCCCACCATGGTTTCTCGTCCGATGCGCGCCTGGGCGCGCCGCGGCCCTACGTGCGGGCCTCGTTCCCGCGACGGATACAGGTCGGCCCCGCCCGCGCCTCCACCTCGCGGCGCACTTCGTCCCGCAGCCCCAAGAAGAAGCCCAGCTCGGCGACGACGAACAGGGGCCCGACGATCAGCCCGATGAGGTCATCGACGAAGGCCGGCTTGCGACCCTCGTAGTAGTGCCCGACGAACTGGATGATCCACCCGACGACGAACAGGCCCACCCCCGCGCTCAGCCAGGT
The DNA window shown above is from Cystobacter fuscus DSM 2262 and carries:
- a CDS encoding phosphatidylserine decarboxylase family protein produces the protein MNHKKTEKFLQSPKRPRVIEEGKNILDLEKAGPIQMGFWVPNRVWATAKFLVPLRHAIAAKKKEGELAPMRPEIKAFKDWVTTHSVYRMWVTSMIDQANDFVRSLDPETQESIKDKDGDVLWIEDFDSLFDILNEIISTSPSFNTTAQVGTPMNGLLAIAMATEAGLALFHDTTFNLQFKKVLDAWNTFLKSEDSLDKLDIHNPEKEGSWISKAAWKAGVWEQMIHDATKPGYGYDSWNSFFIRKFVPNARPFEGNPETDINIGCETTPWQYSDYLAFETDFWVKDVNYSLLDIFAGQEHWARLFEGGQLYQGFLSATHYHRWNAPLNGTLVRSWVQPGTYFAQRPGQGEGQGTWEGTESEPYLGHVAARAIFIFKHERCGYVALICIGMVEVSTCVIEPEFIVDEGAPPVTISRGTEIGHFEFGGSTHMMIFQKDKVRLEDWALQAETHHDDPKPTPLGSVIARATGHED
- a CDS encoding TetR/AcrR family transcriptional regulator, encoding MPQSPDEPVETAPAQSGRKRDPSRDAAILDATLEVLAEVGAEGLTMDLVSARAGAGKATIYRRWTSKTELIIDAVARMKRNQVDLQQLPDTGTLRGDLLGLFKPQSLEENERKLKIMTALAALISQDPALAEAANSAMVEPWAEAHTALMRRAVARGEVSASADIGTLSQVIPAMAAYRALVQRKPFDLAFLVSMVDGVLLPALRNHPSRGDEAPLSPPATTARKRAKSKSV
- a CDS encoding aldo/keto reductase, which encodes MRYNVLGNSGLFVSELCLGTMVFGPSSGRYAGAGDVGQDDVDRIVRRAFDAGINFVDTANVYAGGQSEEIIGRSLKNLGIARHEVVIATKVEHATGSGPNDGGASRYHIVDQLKKSLRRLGTDHIDLYQLHGWDPATPVEETVRALDDLVRQGHVRYVGVSNWAAWQVTKALGVAARLNAVPFQSVQAYYSLVGRELERELVPMLQTERLGLLVYSPLAGGYLSGKYRGATKGGRRSIIAFPPVDEVKGAPVLEAMDGIAARHGTSLVAVALAWLLQQRVVTSVILGVKRLDQLEEHLKALEVRLSEDDLGTLDAASALSLEYPAWMVQTADAARTTLLKTGELPDPR
- a CDS encoding HEAT repeat domain-containing protein: MLRCLARGLLLLSAVLLLVPWGALACSLAVPRSWTKRTADGAFELSSRVGERTFGPATLSLREVRSDKKLWEHTLQEAPYEQQALLSPSGPYVALVDDFSAEFTVYGPGGEARKLSLEPQLTAGEKRKLPQTSCGQQWVSAARFEGELLVLEVPTGGKVPPMYAQPKGTAVRFEPKTRQLTRDAPVPEKSTAELIQTYQGASEPPQRQRLAQELLERSMDVKEGGDAALSHFWQELLRAPGTQPRLQAMAVMGLGATGTEEEVRALARLPAGVPERNEKVFQALRQRVPAEAEAFGLRVLEERREPELLRARAMDFLGSRGEAVAERALPLALTDPSVQVREYALGVLAQPPLRAKAVERALPFCQDGEERLRKRATESLRRLLRGVVGPEREQAMALLRGAKKRGQLQGFPEGYVILAGVADLEKKRAEALALYREGMKGLEALPKESKWPTADLRLEAKLQLAFEAKAQGKAAELKKWAEEVLGDEHKQTFVCAPKPNAYAGGQPPDGCRGGQFTAEHVARQLLKGGTAAR
- a CDS encoding DUF1761 domain-containing protein, with amino-acid sequence MTNISDAVTRINWLAVLAATFACTVLGGLWFTALFGKAYASVLGRAHDPKAKPAPIFIVGPLVCTLIAVLTSATLIKALNLTSVGDAITFGAVVGFGYFVSTMANTAINPNMPRPLMYSLVSGPYFFLLSIITSLILVTMP